The region tttattttgggtttcGATATTTTGATAGTCGCTTCACCAGTCTTTTCCttcttttagtttattttgctaaaCGTGCACAACTTTGCCAGCAACAGCTATAATAAACGTTAGCTAACGCCCAATGTAGTCGAATAAATTAAATTACCTTTCTGAACATAAATTCACCTTTCTGAACATATACTGATGGGACTTATATTTAGTGGGTGTGTTACTATGGTAGGATACAAGTCTAGGATGCTTACCTTTGCATAACAAAACGAAATTAAAAGAAGCGGCAGCACATAGCCAAAAACAAAAGTGCATACAACGTAGACCTTCTTTTGATTCAGATCCGGCCACTCTTCCCAACAATAGGTACCGTTATTTCCCCTCACTATGCGCTTGTAATAGGCAACTGGTGCTGCCATGGCAAACGACAGAATCCAAATCACGACCACTCCAATCAAAGCATGTTTAGCCACACGAATCGACGATGATTTTCTCGAGTGCACGATGGCGATGTAGCGGTCCACCGACATCGCGGACAAGGTGAATATACTGACCAACATAGATACCGTAAAAAAGTAGTGAATGAATTTGCAGATGAACGCTCCCAGGACCCAGGTTGGGAGTATATACACAGTCGATTGAAATGGAATGCAGAACAGAAGATAAGATAGGTCAGCTATGCTGAGGTTGAGGATAAATATGTTGGTGGTGCTCCGAGGTTTGCCAGGTTTGCTCCGGGCAAGGACAGTTATAACCATTGAGTTTCCCAGCACACCGAGAATAAATATCAGTCCAAAGA is a window of Conger conger chromosome 1, fConCon1.1, whole genome shotgun sequence DNA encoding:
- the galr1a gene encoding galanin receptor type 1 → MDSSALSNLSEGLGNFNITDTATTPQKLLFGIGVDNFITLVIFGLIFILGVLGNSMVITVLARSKPGKPRSTTNIFILNLSIADLSYLLFCIPFQSTVYILPTWVLGAFICKFIHYFFTVSMLVSIFTLSAMSVDRYIAIVHSRKSSSIRVAKHALIGVVVIWILSFAMAAPVAYYKRIVRGNNGTYCWEEWPDLNQKKVYVVCTFVFGYVLPLLLISFCYAKVLNHLHKKLRNLSKKSEASKKKTAQTVLVVVVVFCLSWLPHHVVHLWAEFGTFPINQASFVFRIVAHCLAYSNSSVNPIIYAFLSENFRKAYKQVFKCQLGSESPLNDIKEIRSKMDTPPSTNCTNV